The Polaromonas sp. JS666 genome has a segment encoding these proteins:
- a CDS encoding PRTRC system protein A, with protein MSLDSIIQGMFPTVIMPREGTIAPATKNGTRYVVAGDGLWREVVLPWVTVMHKIANSDFMLPYGAAEEAVVIKCGPIPTELRSKFVQDAKAAMPNEMAAAVIWNSNDHSWRYEMRENTTASTAHIDYREVHLGDGEFLVLDLHSHGTFSAFFSQEDDRDDKGSMKFSGVIGNLNSGNMTSVLRMNMLGQTWDANLASNGKLEVLCK; from the coding sequence ATGTCGCTGGATTCAATCATTCAAGGGATGTTTCCCACGGTGATCATGCCTCGTGAAGGGACGATCGCGCCGGCCACAAAGAATGGAACCCGCTACGTCGTGGCGGGGGACGGTTTGTGGCGGGAGGTTGTGTTGCCCTGGGTAACGGTGATGCACAAGATTGCCAACTCTGACTTTATGCTGCCCTATGGGGCGGCCGAAGAGGCGGTGGTGATCAAGTGCGGGCCAATCCCAACGGAATTGAGAAGCAAGTTTGTGCAGGATGCGAAAGCAGCCATGCCGAACGAAATGGCGGCTGCTGTGATCTGGAATTCCAACGATCACAGCTGGCGCTACGAAATGCGTGAAAACACCACGGCCAGCACCGCCCACATTGACTACCGCGAGGTGCATCTGGGTGACGGTGAGTTCCTGGTGTTGGATCTACACAGCCACGGCACATTCTCGGCGTTCTTCTCTCAAGAGGACGATCGGGACGATAAGGGTTCGATGAAGTTTTCTGGAGTGATTGGTAACCTGAATTCAGGGAACATGACCTCCGTGCTTCGAATGAACATGCTGGGCCAAACATGGGATGCCAATCTGGCATCTAACGGGAAACTGGAGGTTCTATGCAAATGA